A window of Spirochaetaceae bacterium genomic DNA:
CCACCGACGAGTCATGATCGCACCACGCCAACAGCACCTCGCGCAGACCGACCACAACACAGTTCTCTATGCTCCTCCCTTCACTATTCTGCCGGTTTTCCTCAACCGCAGGCCGGAACACATGGCTCCACTTGGCTCGACCACCCCGGCCGAAGACGTCGCGAACCCGTTGCACAAATAGTTCGGCCGCCGGACGTCCGACTCTCTCACCCAACAACTGTCCATAGTGATCAATGAGTTCTTGGAGCCAATACTCATCGACAACACCACGGGGCTCTTCATCGTCCGCGCCATACTGCGTGCGCCGCCATCGAACTTCCGTGCAATAATCAATCAACTGCACGGCCTTCATCCAAGCGCTCTGCTTGTCGCTACCCAGGAGCCGCCTCAGCACACCGCCGTCAAGGGCGTGCACCACAAGAGACCGATCGAATTTCGTGTTCAACCAGCCCTTCACCAGTGCGAGATCCTCCGCCACTACACACTCGATTGGCAGCAATCCGACGATCTCGGCGAAAGCGCGGTATGTGTGGTAGTTGTCTCGTGCTTCAGACGACACACTGCCTAGACTTACAGAGTTGACGACTCCCATCACCTTCTTGGCAAGCTCAATATCGTCGTTCTCATCTGCCCACTTGGCGCATCCGACAAGGTAGTCGAGCGCCTTCCAATACGAGATCTGGAAATGGCCTTCCGGCTCGACAAGTACCGGCGCCGGATTGCGATCTGCATCAAAGAAGCCGCCGTCGTTCAAGATGTCGAAGTACTTTACAAAGCAAGGTCGTTCAAGGATCAACTCGAAACCCTTTCTCATGTGTTCGTCACTCTTGCCCATCATTGCGACAAAATCCCGCTCTCTTGCCGTCAGGCTAGCCATCCAAGAGCGCCCCCATTTCCTTGAACTCCTGCAATACAGCCGTGCTAGAAGCTGGTACCGACTGTCCAAACGATTCCAGTACGTGAGCTAGCTGGTCCCATCCTTCGTCGTCCTTCAGAAACGGAATCAGATGGATACCGCACTCACGATAGTAGGTTCGCAGGCTTATCATGAGTTCTCGCTCATGCGAGAAAAAGCCCTGCAACAGAAAGTGCCTTGTCTCCACCCCTTTCGTCGTGCGGGCCTTGAGAATGACATATTCGAGTATCTCCAGTTCGTCCAATCCATAGCCGACAAAGAGCACAGTCTTGTGCGTAAACAGGTGGGCCAGGAAGTTGAGGACGTAGTTCCCCTCATTGCTGCCGCCGACCCCCCGTTCGGTTGCGTAGTGGTGAACGTAATCCGGTGTCGTCATGACCATTCCGCCGGGATTCTTGACAGACCCATGAAGGTGAATGACTACATTCTCCTGATTGAGATTGGCGACGGTCAGTTCTTCAGGCCTGTGATAGACGGTCCGAGGCGCCGGAGCTGGCGAAGCAGATGGCGTCTCTTCTGCGGACATGCCCGTTGGACCATAAAAAAACTGTTCGTCGAGCCATTCGTCGTAGTTCGTCGTGACGAATGTCTTGCCAATCTTGGCAAGGTCCGAATACAGACGTTGGCCGGCGACGTGCTCTACTAGTGGGCCCTGGTGTAGCAAGTTCCGGAAATCAATTTGTATCCCAAACCTCTCCTGAAGAGAGAGCGCCATGGAGAGCTTTATCCGGGGACCGAGATGCTTGATTTGGTCTAGCTGTGCATGATTGAACTTGCCCTGTTCAACAAACACGTTGAGCGCAGCATCGGCGAAACCGTCCCAGTCAGGGCATCCCGCCAGCCTGGAAACACCGGCGCCGACGAACGGGATCAGCTTTCCGACCTGCGCCGCCTCCCTCAGTGCTTGCGGCACTTCGGGTATCAAGGGAATCTCACTCGCCACCAGTGCATATCACCTCGGGAAGAACTATCACGTTAAGGATGTTCGGTGGCGGGCGGTTGCGTCAAGCTACGCGAGTCAGCGAAGCTAGCGCGTGAGAAGCCTATGTCAGTCGAAGAAGCCACGGGGTTGGGAGGCGGCTTCCAGGGCGGCGGCCTGCTCGGCCATCCAGGCGTCGTAGCCGGCCTGTTCGTGCACGGTGAAGAAGCCGCGCATCCGGTAGTGGCCGAGTCCGCAGAGCTGGGCGCACGCTATCTCCCACTCGCCGGTGGCGGTGGCGGTGAAGCTGAGCGGTATGGTCATGCCCGGGATCGCGTCCTGCTTGACGCGCATTTCGGGCAGATAGAAGCTGTGCACCACGTCGAAGGCGGACAGCTCGATGCGAATCGGCGTGTCGACCGGTATGTGGAGCTGGTTCACCGTGACGATGTCGTCCTTGGCCATGATGTCATCGCGGTCCACCCCCACGGGGTTGTTCTCGGCATCGACCAAGTCGACGCTGGTGGCGCCGAACACGCCGTCGGCGCCGGGGTAGTGGATGTTCCAGGCGAATTGCTGGCCCACCACGCGGATGGTGAGCGCCTCCTCGGCGGGCACCGGATTGGCGATGACGCGCGCCCACACCGGTACCGAGAGGCCGAACAGCAGGGCGATCTCGATCACCGCGACCGCCCCTTCGATATAGCGGGACACGTGGCTGTGCGTGCCCTCGTAGCTGGCCTTGGGATTGCGCCGCTTGCGGAACCGCACCAGGATGAAGAAGAAGAAGATTCCCCAGCCGACGAACAGCACCAGCATCAGCAGGTGCACCCACCCGATCAGGCCGTCGACCTGGCCGGCGTGGGTGGACGCCGCCTCCGGCATCCACATGGAACGGGCAAACTCAATCACTCAGGTGGCCTCCGGGGAGTTGATCGCCAACCGGCGGATGCGCCGCCGGGCGGCGAGCAGAAACGCGCCCACGCCGGCGAACACCAGCGCCACCATGCCGAGCAGCAGCAGGATGCCCGCCTGCAGGCCCTGCACCGCCTCCTCCTGCGCGGCGCCGAAGCACACCGCGCACGCGGCAGCCGTATCGGGAACAATCGCGCCGAGAAGCAGCAGGAGCCCCGCGGCGCACGGCACGACCGGCAGCCCAAGGCGCGCACGGGAAGCACCCCGAGGTGCAACCCGGCGCCGCACCGAGTGCGGCGGGGCGCCCGGCGGGCAAGGCGCAACGAACGAGCACAGTCGCTTCATCTAGCCGGCATCCTTGGCCGCGGCTACGGCGGCGAGCACGCGCCGCTCCACCAGCAGCAGCGCCAGCAGCGCCAGCGCCGCACCGGCGCCGCCGGCCACGGCCAGCACGGGATTGCGATTGGCGAACCAAGTGAAGCACCAGATGGAGAAGAACGCCAAGCCGGCACTGGCGCAGGAGATGAACACGATGTGAATCACCTTCAGCGACATGTCAATGGTGCTCCTCCAGCGCCGGCGCTTCCAGGATGGCTCGCTCGCTGGCGAAGGTGTCGAAGTAGCCGAACATGAACAGCGCGATCATGACGATGAAGAAGATCGCCGAGAAGATCAGCACCTTGAAGATGAACGGGAACTTGTCGTGGAACAGGTGCATGAAGATGCCCGCCACCAGGGTGCCCTTGACGCTCGCCACCACCAGGGCCACGGCGATGGCGGGCCCCACCGGCAGGTGCAGGCGGCTCACCGCGACGGTCACCACGGTCAGCACCATAAGTGAAAGGAACACGATGAAGTAGACCCGCACCTGCTGCTGCAGGTGCTCGACGGAATGCTCAGCGCTCATCGGCAACTCCCACGGACAACGCCATCGGTCATAACAGGTACAGCACCGGGAACAGGAAGATCCACACCAGGTCGACGAAGTGCCAGTACAGGCCGGCGACCTCGATGCGGTTGATCATCTTTTCCGAGTTCTCGGCGTAGATCGCCTTGGCCGAGAACAGGTGATACACGTTGACCACCACGCCGAGCAGAATGTGCAGGCCGTGCACGCCGGTCAAGGTGAAGTAGATGGCGAGGAAGGTGCTGGTCGAGGGATAGCGGTCGTGGGCGAACTCCTCGCCGTACTCGAAGCCCTTGATCACCAGGAACGCCAGCGCCAGCAGGATGGTGGCCGCGAAGTAGATCTGAAACTTCGAAAAGCGCCCCAGCTTCAGGGAGGCCCACGCCATCACCATGGTAAGCGACGAGGAGATCAGGATCACGGTGTTGATGGTGGCCAGCGGGACGTTGAGCAGGTCCGCCCCGTACGGCCACGCGCCCGCCACCCCGCCGGCGCCGATGCGCAGCAGGATGTAGGTGGAGAAGAACGCCCCGAAGAACAGCACCTCGGAGGCCAGGAACAGCCAGATGCCGAGCTTGGCGTTGTAGACCCCGGTTACCGGGTGGTTCTCGTTGTCGTAGGGTATGAGCATGCGCCGCTAGATTCTCTTCAGGTGCTGGGGCGAGAAGTCGCGCTTCGACCTCGGCACGCTGTACTCGTACGGTCCGCGGTACACGGCAATCGGCCGTGCGAAGTTGCCGTGCCCGAGCGGCGGTGACGTGGTGGCCCACTCCAGGGTGGTGCCCTGCCAAGGGTTGTCCTCTACCTTCTCGCCGTTCTTGAGACTGACGAAGAAGTTGACGATG
This region includes:
- a CDS encoding cytochrome c oxidase subunit 3, whose translation is MLIPYDNENHPVTGVYNAKLGIWLFLASEVLFFGAFFSTYILLRIGAGGVAGAWPYGADLLNVPLATINTVILISSSLTMVMAWASLKLGRFSKFQIYFAATILLALAFLVIKGFEYGEEFAHDRYPSTSTFLAIYFTLTGVHGLHILLGVVVNVYHLFSAKAIYAENSEKMINRIEVAGLYWHFVDLVWIFLFPVLYLL
- a CDS encoding cytochrome C oxidase subunit IV family protein — protein: MSAEHSVEHLQQQVRVYFIVFLSLMVLTVVTVAVSRLHLPVGPAIAVALVVASVKGTLVAGIFMHLFHDKFPFIFKVLIFSAIFFIVMIALFMFGYFDTFASERAILEAPALEEHH
- a CDS encoding SIR2 family protein; this translates as MASEIPLIPEVPQALREAAQVGKLIPFVGAGVSRLAGCPDWDGFADAALNVFVEQGKFNHAQLDQIKHLGPRIKLSMALSLQERFGIQIDFRNLLHQGPLVEHVAGQRLYSDLAKIGKTFVTTNYDEWLDEQFFYGPTGMSAEETPSASPAPAPRTVYHRPEELTVANLNQENVVIHLHGSVKNPGGMVMTTPDYVHHYATERGVGGSNEGNYVLNFLAHLFTHKTVLFVGYGLDELEILEYVILKARTTKGVETRHFLLQGFFSHERELMISLRTYYRECGIHLIPFLKDDEGWDQLAHVLESFGQSVPASSTAVLQEFKEMGALLDG
- a CDS encoding cytochrome c oxidase subunit II; translation: MIEFARSMWMPEAASTHAGQVDGLIGWVHLLMLVLFVGWGIFFFFILVRFRKRRNPKASYEGTHSHVSRYIEGAVAVIEIALLFGLSVPVWARVIANPVPAEEALTIRVVGQQFAWNIHYPGADGVFGATSVDLVDAENNPVGVDRDDIMAKDDIVTVNQLHIPVDTPIRIELSAFDVVHSFYLPEMRVKQDAIPGMTIPLSFTATATGEWEIACAQLCGLGHYRMRGFFTVHEQAGYDAWMAEQAAALEAASQPRGFFD